The sequence GACGGCGAAGCTCTCCTTGATGGAGCACGGGACGCCGAGGAACGGCGGCGCGCCCGCGGCCCCGCCCTCATCGAGGAGCGCGTCGACCGCGCGCGCCTCGGCGCGGGCGGCCTCGAACCGGTCCGCCACCATCGCGTTGAGCGTCGGGTTCACGCGCTCGATGTGCCGGATATGGGCCTCCACGACCTCGGCCGACTTCACGGCTCGTTCGCGGATCAGCGCAGCGAGCCGGGTCGCGGAGAGCAGGAGCAGCGGATCTCGTGACAGCATGCGTGCGGCGAGGATCAGGCTCGGGACGACGACCCAGGTCAAGGGCCCGCCACCCCGGGTCCGTCGATCGCCCCCGCCCCATCCCGGGCGCGAGACGCGCGCGGCCCTCGCCGAGCGTCCTCCTGGGCGCCGGGGGCGCTGGCCGCCTACTCTTCCGCGGCCTGCGCCGCGCCCGCAGCCTGCCCCGCGCCCGCAGCCTGCCCCGCGCCCGCGGCCTGCCCCGCGCCCGCGCCCGCGCGCTGCACCGGCGCGGCGGCGACCGCGCGCTCCCGCGCTCGCTGCGGGAAGGCCCAGCGCACCGCCCCGGTCACCAGCCAGTCGACCGCCCCCCGGTCGTCGACCTGGATGCCGGGATCGAGGTATACCTGCACCCGTTCGCTGAGCTCTGCTCCGACCTCCAGCACGCTCGTCGACACGACGCGGTGCGCGCCGCGGTGGTCGATCGAGAACGCCTGGTCCGGGCTCACCCAGAACCCGCGCGGCAGCTCGATGATGGCGAATTCCCTTATCGTCGACTTCTGGATGGCGTTCCGCCCCGGGTCACCGCCGAACGACACAGAGTGCTGCAGCTGGGCCCCGAGCCGCGCGGGCCGCGCCACGCGGACGTACGCCTGGACGAGGGGCGCCACCTGGTTCTTTCCCGAGCCGAGCGCGCGCTTCGTCGCCGAGTCGAGGACGAGATCCGTGCCGAGGACCAGCGCGAACCGCGGCGTGCCGACCACGCGGACGAGCGGCCGGATCAGGACGTCGCCGAGCCCCACGTCGCGCTGGCCCTCGATGTCGCCCGCATACGCGAGCGGCAGGTCTGCGCGCAGCGAGAACGTCCTGGTGAAGGCGTAGTCCCCCCGGAGCACCGCCGCGTTGAAGAAGCTGGTCTTGCTTTGCGAGTAATCGTTCCGGAGCTCGAGGAACGTGCTGAAGTTGGCGGCCGCCCTCGGTTGCGTCCGGGGCGCCGCTGCGGCGGGCCGCTCCGGCGCAGCAGGTGGCTGCGCAGGCGGCGCGGGTGGCAGCGACGGCCGCGCGGGCTGTGCGCCCGCGAGCGCCATGGGATCCGCTGGATGCGCAGGATCGGCGCGGGCCGCGGCGGCGCCGGTAGAGGCGCCGCTCAACACGAGGAGCCCGACCGTGCCGAGAGAGGCCACGCGGCGGCGCTGCAGACCCCAGGGCGAGACCGGTCGATCGGCAGGGCGCGCCTGCGCGACGCGATGCGCTTGCATGCCAGGTTCATGGGTGTGTCGCGCGATCTGGCGGCAGTCGGTTCAAGACAGCACTCTGCACCTCGGGCGCGCATGATCCGACGTCCGGTGTTTGCGCACCTCTCCCCCGGCGCTCCAGCATCCTGGCCGCGCCCTCGCCTCCGCGCGCTCCACGCGACGCGCTCGGCGCGCCTCGCTCGACTCGCCCGGCGTCACGCTCGAGTCGCGCTCGAGCGACACATCCGTGCACATCGAGCGCGATGCATCGCCGTTCGAGACACCGCTGGCCGAGCTCCCGGACAGCGCCGGTCCGTGCCGAACATCACGCGGTTCACGTGCGTGTGCTCGAACAAAAAACTGCACGAAATGCCGCAGAAACAAGCGTTCTGTAAAGAAACAACTTGACGCGACGCAGCAGCTCTGTAGGGTAGAAGCATCTACGCCATGCAGAAGCCGATGTGCACCACCAGCGCCCACGCCTCCGGCGACGGGACCCCCGCTGAGAAGGTTGTGCACCACGCTTCGTTGGCGTCCTCGACGACGCGTTCGTTCGTCGTCGTCGAAGGCGGCGTGTCCGTCGGGCTCCTAGCGGGCCTAGCCATTCCTGCGCTCTTCAGCCTAGTTGACGTCGTCGGGCTGATTCGCGTCGGGAACGGTTGCGGGCCGCCGCTCTGAGCTGAAACAGCATGGAGATAGGCCCCCGCACCGAGATGGTCCGGGGGCTTTCGTTTTTTTCGGCCTGAGGGTTCACGGAGAGCAGCCGTCGTCGAAGGAGGATCAGGTGAGCAAGGAACATTCGAGGAAGAATCGGGAGGACGCCTCGATCGAGGCCGTCGACCAGCGCATCGCGGAGCTCGCAGAGCTCGTCGCCGCGGGATGTGGGGGGCCCGTCGCGTCGAGCGCCGTGCGAGAGGAGTTCGAGGCGCTCGTCGACGAGATCCGCGCCCGAGCCAGCGGGGGCGCCGTCCGCGCGCCCCAGCGCTCCTCGACGCACCTCAAGGGCGCGCGCCCGCACGGCGACGCCGCGGAGGCCTCGTTCGAGTTCCATGCTGACCCGCCCTCCGCTCGCTCCAACGTGGACCAGCGCGCCAAGCCGGCGAGCGCACCGAGCAGCTCGCGCGTCGTGTCGCTCGACGACGCGCGCAGGGTGCTCGACGCGATCCGCCGCGAGGAGAGCAGCGGCGGCGGCCCTCGGGAGGATCTGCAGCGCGCGCGCGTCGCCTAAGTAGCTGAGCCTCTGAGAAACGGCAGAACCCCGCGGCCAAGGCGCGCCCATGGGCCCCACCTTCACCCGCGTGACTCGATGGAGTCGGGAATTATGAAACGAACCGGTGCACAGATTATCTGGGAAGTCCTCGTCCGCGAAGGCGTGGACGTGGTCTTTGGCTATCCGGGCGGCGCGATCATGCCCGCCTATGACACGATCCTCGGCTACCCGATCCGCCATGTGCTCGTCCGGCACGAGCAGGGCGCGTCGCACATGGCGGACGGGTACGCCCGCGCCTCGGGCAAGGTCGGCGTTTGCGTCGCCACCTCGGGGCCGGGCGCGACGAACCTCGTCACCGGGATCGCGACTGCGATGCTCGACTCCTCGCCCATCGTCTGTATCACCGGGCAGGTCTCGTCCAAGCTGCTCGGGACCGACGCCTTCCAGGAGACGGACATCACGGGCGTCACCCTGCCCATCACCAAGCACAACTACCTGGTGACCGATGTCCAGGACATCGCTCCCACCCTCCGCGAGGCGTTCTACATCGCGCGCTCGGGCCGCCCGGGCCCCGTGCTCGTGGACATCACCAAGGACGCCCAGCAGGCGTCGATCGATTTCGAGCCGCCGAAGGGCGAGGTCCGGCTGCCCGGCTACCGCCCCTCGCAGCACGCCGTCCAGACGGACATCGAGAAGGCGATCGACCTCATCGACGAGGCCGAGCGGCCGCTCATCCTGGCCGGTCAGGGCATCGTCAGGGCGGAGGCGACGCGCGAGCTCCTCTCCTTCGTGGAGAAGACGGGGATCCCCGTCGCCTCCACGCTGCTCGGCCTCGGGGGCTTCCCGGCGACGCACCCGCTCAGCCTCGGCATGATGGGCATGCACGGCGAGGCGTGGGTGAACAACGCCATCCAGGAGGCCGACCTCCTCATCGCGCTCGGGATGCGCTTCGACGACCGCGTGACCGGCAACCTCAAGACCTACGCCGTGAAGGCGAAGAAGATCCACGTCGAGATCGACCGGTCCGAGATCAACAAGAATGTCAAGGTCGACGTGGGCCTCATCGGCGACGTCCGGGACACGCTCCTGTCGCTCATCCCCGGGTGCAAGCAGCGCAACCGGGGCCCGTGGGTCGAGCGCATCAACCTGCTGAAGGGCGACTCGGCGGTCCGTGACATTCAACAATTGCCGTACAACGATAAATTGTACGCCGCGCACGTGATGCACGACCTCTGGCGGCTCACCGACGGCAAGGCGCTTGTGGTAACCGACGTCGGCCAGCACCAGATGTGGGAAGCGCAGTACTACAAGCACGATCACCCGCGGAAGCTCGTCACCTCCGGCGGGCTCGGCACGATGGGCTTCGCCCTGCCGGCGGCGATCGGCGCGCGCTTCGCGAAGCCGGAGGACGAGATCTGGGTGGTCGTGGGCGACGGCGGCTTCCAGATGACCGCGTGCGAGCTCTCGACCTGCGCGCAGGAGGGGCTCAAGGTCCACGTGGCCGTCATCAACAACGGCTACCTCGGCATGGTGCGGCAGTGGCAGGAGTTCTTCTACAACCGGCGCTACTCGGCCACCCCGATGCGCAGCCCGGATTTCGTGAAGCTCGCCGAGGCCCACGGGCTGACGGGCATCCGCGTCACGAAGCGTGAGGAGATCGCCGGCGCCGTGGAGCGCGCCCGCGCCACGCCGGGCACCGTGGTGGTCGACTTCCGCGTCGAGCAGGAGGATAGCGTCTATCCGATGGTCCCCGCCGGCGCCGACCTGAACGACATGATCCGGCGCCCGAGCCCCATCGTGGAGACCGGGGAGGATCCGTGAACGCGCCCGTAGACCCACGCGCCCAGGGCGCGCGCTCCAGCGTGAGCGTGCGCCCGTCGGACGGGCGGGGCGCGCCCGAGCGCGCCGCGGCTGGAGCCGCGCGCACCACAGACAAGAGGGACTTTCAAGAGGCATCCATGGATCGACCCATCCTGCGCACGTTCATCGCCTACGTCGAAGACCGCCCCGGCGTGCTCAACCGCGTCGCGTCCCTCTTCCGGCGGCGCGCCTACAACATCGAGTCGCTGAGCGTCGGGCGCACCCACATCGCCGGGATCTCGCGCCTGACCCTGGTCCTCGAGGCGGACGAGGACGGGGCGAGGCGCCTGGAGGCGAACCTC is a genomic window of Sorangium aterium containing:
- the ilvB gene encoding biosynthetic-type acetolactate synthase large subunit; protein product: MKRTGAQIIWEVLVREGVDVVFGYPGGAIMPAYDTILGYPIRHVLVRHEQGASHMADGYARASGKVGVCVATSGPGATNLVTGIATAMLDSSPIVCITGQVSSKLLGTDAFQETDITGVTLPITKHNYLVTDVQDIAPTLREAFYIARSGRPGPVLVDITKDAQQASIDFEPPKGEVRLPGYRPSQHAVQTDIEKAIDLIDEAERPLILAGQGIVRAEATRELLSFVEKTGIPVASTLLGLGGFPATHPLSLGMMGMHGEAWVNNAIQEADLLIALGMRFDDRVTGNLKTYAVKAKKIHVEIDRSEINKNVKVDVGLIGDVRDTLLSLIPGCKQRNRGPWVERINLLKGDSAVRDIQQLPYNDKLYAAHVMHDLWRLTDGKALVVTDVGQHQMWEAQYYKHDHPRKLVTSGGLGTMGFALPAAIGARFAKPEDEIWVVVGDGGFQMTACELSTCAQEGLKVHVAVINNGYLGMVRQWQEFFYNRRYSATPMRSPDFVKLAEAHGLTGIRVTKREEIAGAVERARATPGTVVVDFRVEQEDSVYPMVPAGADLNDMIRRPSPIVETGEDP